One segment of Alnus glutinosa chromosome 2, dhAlnGlut1.1, whole genome shotgun sequence DNA contains the following:
- the LOC133862022 gene encoding uncharacterized protein LOC133862022 isoform X1 produces MAEEEIVVAEVIPAAPSDNKRKLEDLEPEAPEPDKPSTDQLADLNADPDDDAPVEDADEAVPSGGPEVKRARLDDKPDDSANENGYQEKEENEDGPVGENNEQPTVESLQSEDAQPSAEEVPPTGTDGDEGPSVENPEIGVTQQPSVEDSVPENDQEPPKEESQQPSIEVSQQENVSQTMTRKIDVPNNKVGVLIGKAGDTIRYLQYNSGAKIQITRDADADPYSATRLVEIIGNLDNITQAEKLISAVIAEADAGGSPSLIARGLTTAQAAAASEQIQIQVPNEKVGLIIGKGGETIKGLQTRTGARIQVLIPQHLPEGDESKERTVRVTGDKKQIEMAKELIKEVMNQPVRPSSFSGGFNQQAYRPRGSTGPPQWGPRPTPYDYQHRGSYPSHNSHYPPPAYGSYPQQIAPRSGYGAGWEQRPPSMHGPPQHTGGYDYYGGQGGHYSDNPVSAQLSTPVPSHAPGPSPAAAMGSVQSQVNYNYGQPQGSDYGHSTAFSQAAPQQSYGHGYDEPKYESHGPTQHPYGGHASSQPVYAQVGTQPGYAAQQQYGKPQSYGMPSQGPPQSYGHPRATQPGDMPYQGSTPAQSYGPNAPPQQPYQYPSGAQMQQTYAPYGSAPAADGYSQPPPASGPAYPQQGAQPGYNQPGAQQVPGYAQVGPAGGYGPYASQQGYAEQSAANNAAYYQGSQDPAYSGGPAAAYSAPPSGQPGYAQPAPTQPSYDQSIPQPGGYGGVPATAPAAYGKTLSPQPGYPQYDTTQMYGAPR; encoded by the exons ATGGCGGAGGAAGAGATTGTAGTGGCTGAGGTGATTCCCGCTGCGCCGTCGGATAACAAGCGCAAGCTTGAGGATTTGGAGCCCGAAGCCCCAGAGCCCGATAAGCCGAGCACGGACCAGCTAGCCGATCTAAATGCCGACCCCGATGACGATGCACCCGTCGAGGATGCTGACGAGGCAGTTCCTTCCGGTGGGCCCGAGGTGAAGCGGGCCCGCCTCGATGACAAGCCCGACGACTCAG CTAATGAGAATGGGTACCAAGAGAAGGAAGAGAATGAAGATGGACCTGTTGGGGAGAACAATGAGCAACCTACGGTGGAGAGTTTACAGTCAGAGGATGCTCAACCTTCAGCTGAGGAAGTTCCACCAACAGGGACAGATGGCGATGAAGGACCCTCTGTGGAAAATCCTGAGATAGGTGTCACTCAACAACCATCTGTTGAGGATTCTGTGCCTGAAAATGATCAGGAACCGCCAAAAGAGGAAAGTCAGCAACCCTCTATAGAGGTTTCTCAGCAAGAAAACGTTTCTCAGACTATGACACGCAAAATTGACGTGCCCAATAATAAG GTTGGAGTTCTTATTGGTAAGGCTGGGGATACTATTCGTTACTTGCAGTACAATTCAGGGGCGAAAATTCAAATCACAAGGGATGCTGATGCAGATCCATACTCTGCAACGAGGCTTGTGGAAATAATAGGAAACTTGGATAATATAACTCAGGCTGAGAAACTTATAAGCGCTGTCATTGCTGAG GCTGATGCAGGGGGTTCCCCTTCCCTTATAGCCAGGGGTCTCACTACTGCACAGGCTGCTGCAGCTTCTGAACAAATCCAGATACAAGTTCCAAATGAgaag GTTGGTTTAATAATAGGCAAAGGTGGGGAGACCATTAAAGGTCTGCAGACCAGAACAGGAGCACGCATACAGGTA TTGATACCTCAACATCTTCCAGAAGGAGATGAATCTAAAGAAAGGACTGTACGAGTGACTGGTGACAAGAAACAAATTGAGATGGCTAAGGAATTGATCAAGGAAGTTATGAATCAG CCTGTGAGGCCTTCATCTTTCTCTGGTGGTTTTAACCAGCAGGCTTATCGGCCCCGTGGATCTACTGGTCCACCTCAGTGGGGTCCTCGTCCTACACCATATGATTATCAGCATCGGGGATCATATCCGTCTCATAATTCACATTATCCACCTCCAGCATATGGGAGTTATCCTCAACAAATTGCTCCAAGAAGCGGCTATGGTGCTGGTTGGGAGCAGAGGCCTCCTAGCATGCATGGTCCCCCCCAACATACTGGTGGGTATGATTACTATGGTGGCCAAGGAGGCCATTATTCTGATAATCCAGTGTCTGCCCAACTTTCTACTCCTGTTCCTTCACATGCTCCTGGCCCTTCCCCTGCCGCTGCTATGGGTTCAGTCCAATCACAGGTGAATTACAATTATGGACAGCCACAGGGTTCAGATTATGGACATTCGACTGCCTTTTCTCAGGCAGCACCTCAGCAGAGCTATGGGCATGGATATGATGAACCAAAATATGAAAGTCATGGTCCAACACAGCATCCCTATGGAGGACATGCAAGTTCTCAGCCGGTTTACGCACAAGTAGGCACTCAACCAGGCTATGCTGCACAACAGCAGTATGGCAAGCCACAATCATATGGCATGCCTTCACAGGGACCGCCTCAATCTTATGGCCATCCCAGGGCTACTCAACCAGGGGACATGCCTTATCAAGGTTCTACACCTGCCCAATCATACGGCCCGAATGCACCACCTCAACAGCCTTACCAGTACCCGTCTGGTGCTCAGATGCAGCAAACATATGCTCCATATGGTTCCGCCCCAGCTGCTGACGGGTATAGTCAGCCACCACCTGCATCTGGCCCCGCTTATCCACAGCAAGGAGCTCAGCCAGGTTACAATCAGCCCGGTGCACAGCAGGTACCAGGCTATGCACAAGTGGGTCCTGCTGGGGGTTACGGGCCTTATGCATCGCAGCAAGGTTACGCCGAGCAGTCAGCGGCTAACAATGCAGCTTATTACCAAGGGTCTCAAGATCCTGCTTACAGTGGTGGTCCTGCAGCAGCCTATAGTGCACCACCAAGTGGGCAGCCGGGGTATGCTCAACCAGCACCAACACAACCAAGTTATGATCAGTCTATCCCACAACCAGGTGGCTATGGAGGCGTGCCGGCAACTGCTCCGGCTGCGTATGGGAAAACTTTGTCGCCTCAGCCTGGTTATCCTCAGTATGACACAACCCAAATGTATGGAGCACCTCGTTGA
- the LOC133862022 gene encoding uncharacterized protein LOC133862022 isoform X2 produces the protein MAEEEIVVAEVIPAAPSDNKRKLEDLEPEAPEPDKPSTDQLADLNADPDDDAPVEDADEAVPSGGPEVKRARLDDKPDDSANENGYQEKEENEDGPVGENNEQPTVESLQSEDAQPSAEEVPPTGTDGDEGPSVENPEIGVTQQPSVEDSVPENDQEPPKEESQQPSIEVSQQENVSQTMTRKIDVPNNKVGVLIGKAGDTIRYLQYNSGAKIQITRDADADPYSATRLVEIIGNLDNITQAEKLISAVIAEADAGGSPSLIARGLTTAQAAAASEQIQIQVPNEKVGLIIGKGGETIKGLQTRTGARIQLIPQHLPEGDESKERTVRVTGDKKQIEMAKELIKEVMNQPVRPSSFSGGFNQQAYRPRGSTGPPQWGPRPTPYDYQHRGSYPSHNSHYPPPAYGSYPQQIAPRSGYGAGWEQRPPSMHGPPQHTGGYDYYGGQGGHYSDNPVSAQLSTPVPSHAPGPSPAAAMGSVQSQVNYNYGQPQGSDYGHSTAFSQAAPQQSYGHGYDEPKYESHGPTQHPYGGHASSQPVYAQVGTQPGYAAQQQYGKPQSYGMPSQGPPQSYGHPRATQPGDMPYQGSTPAQSYGPNAPPQQPYQYPSGAQMQQTYAPYGSAPAADGYSQPPPASGPAYPQQGAQPGYNQPGAQQVPGYAQVGPAGGYGPYASQQGYAEQSAANNAAYYQGSQDPAYSGGPAAAYSAPPSGQPGYAQPAPTQPSYDQSIPQPGGYGGVPATAPAAYGKTLSPQPGYPQYDTTQMYGAPR, from the exons ATGGCGGAGGAAGAGATTGTAGTGGCTGAGGTGATTCCCGCTGCGCCGTCGGATAACAAGCGCAAGCTTGAGGATTTGGAGCCCGAAGCCCCAGAGCCCGATAAGCCGAGCACGGACCAGCTAGCCGATCTAAATGCCGACCCCGATGACGATGCACCCGTCGAGGATGCTGACGAGGCAGTTCCTTCCGGTGGGCCCGAGGTGAAGCGGGCCCGCCTCGATGACAAGCCCGACGACTCAG CTAATGAGAATGGGTACCAAGAGAAGGAAGAGAATGAAGATGGACCTGTTGGGGAGAACAATGAGCAACCTACGGTGGAGAGTTTACAGTCAGAGGATGCTCAACCTTCAGCTGAGGAAGTTCCACCAACAGGGACAGATGGCGATGAAGGACCCTCTGTGGAAAATCCTGAGATAGGTGTCACTCAACAACCATCTGTTGAGGATTCTGTGCCTGAAAATGATCAGGAACCGCCAAAAGAGGAAAGTCAGCAACCCTCTATAGAGGTTTCTCAGCAAGAAAACGTTTCTCAGACTATGACACGCAAAATTGACGTGCCCAATAATAAG GTTGGAGTTCTTATTGGTAAGGCTGGGGATACTATTCGTTACTTGCAGTACAATTCAGGGGCGAAAATTCAAATCACAAGGGATGCTGATGCAGATCCATACTCTGCAACGAGGCTTGTGGAAATAATAGGAAACTTGGATAATATAACTCAGGCTGAGAAACTTATAAGCGCTGTCATTGCTGAG GCTGATGCAGGGGGTTCCCCTTCCCTTATAGCCAGGGGTCTCACTACTGCACAGGCTGCTGCAGCTTCTGAACAAATCCAGATACAAGTTCCAAATGAgaag GTTGGTTTAATAATAGGCAAAGGTGGGGAGACCATTAAAGGTCTGCAGACCAGAACAGGAGCACGCATACAG TTGATACCTCAACATCTTCCAGAAGGAGATGAATCTAAAGAAAGGACTGTACGAGTGACTGGTGACAAGAAACAAATTGAGATGGCTAAGGAATTGATCAAGGAAGTTATGAATCAG CCTGTGAGGCCTTCATCTTTCTCTGGTGGTTTTAACCAGCAGGCTTATCGGCCCCGTGGATCTACTGGTCCACCTCAGTGGGGTCCTCGTCCTACACCATATGATTATCAGCATCGGGGATCATATCCGTCTCATAATTCACATTATCCACCTCCAGCATATGGGAGTTATCCTCAACAAATTGCTCCAAGAAGCGGCTATGGTGCTGGTTGGGAGCAGAGGCCTCCTAGCATGCATGGTCCCCCCCAACATACTGGTGGGTATGATTACTATGGTGGCCAAGGAGGCCATTATTCTGATAATCCAGTGTCTGCCCAACTTTCTACTCCTGTTCCTTCACATGCTCCTGGCCCTTCCCCTGCCGCTGCTATGGGTTCAGTCCAATCACAGGTGAATTACAATTATGGACAGCCACAGGGTTCAGATTATGGACATTCGACTGCCTTTTCTCAGGCAGCACCTCAGCAGAGCTATGGGCATGGATATGATGAACCAAAATATGAAAGTCATGGTCCAACACAGCATCCCTATGGAGGACATGCAAGTTCTCAGCCGGTTTACGCACAAGTAGGCACTCAACCAGGCTATGCTGCACAACAGCAGTATGGCAAGCCACAATCATATGGCATGCCTTCACAGGGACCGCCTCAATCTTATGGCCATCCCAGGGCTACTCAACCAGGGGACATGCCTTATCAAGGTTCTACACCTGCCCAATCATACGGCCCGAATGCACCACCTCAACAGCCTTACCAGTACCCGTCTGGTGCTCAGATGCAGCAAACATATGCTCCATATGGTTCCGCCCCAGCTGCTGACGGGTATAGTCAGCCACCACCTGCATCTGGCCCCGCTTATCCACAGCAAGGAGCTCAGCCAGGTTACAATCAGCCCGGTGCACAGCAGGTACCAGGCTATGCACAAGTGGGTCCTGCTGGGGGTTACGGGCCTTATGCATCGCAGCAAGGTTACGCCGAGCAGTCAGCGGCTAACAATGCAGCTTATTACCAAGGGTCTCAAGATCCTGCTTACAGTGGTGGTCCTGCAGCAGCCTATAGTGCACCACCAAGTGGGCAGCCGGGGTATGCTCAACCAGCACCAACACAACCAAGTTATGATCAGTCTATCCCACAACCAGGTGGCTATGGAGGCGTGCCGGCAACTGCTCCGGCTGCGTATGGGAAAACTTTGTCGCCTCAGCCTGGTTATCCTCAGTATGACACAACCCAAATGTATGGAGCACCTCGTTGA
- the LOC133862022 gene encoding uncharacterized protein LOC133862022 isoform X4, producing MAEEEIVVAEVIPAAPSDNKRKLEDLEPEAPEPDKPSTDQLADLNADPDDDAPVEDADEAVPSGGPEVKRARLDDKPDDSANENGYQEKEENEDGPVGENNEQPTVESLQSEDAQPSAEEVPPTGTDGDEGPSVENPEIGVTQQPSVEDSVPENDQEPPKEESQQPSIEVSQQENVSQTMTRKIDVPNNKVGVLIGKAGDTIRYLQYNSGAKIQITRDADADPYSATRLVEIIGNLDNITQAEKLISAVIAEADAGGSPSLIARGLTTAQAAAASEQIQIQVPNEKVGLIIGKGGETIKGLQTRTGARIQLIPQHLPEGDESKERTVRVTGDKKQIEMAKELIKEVMNQAYRPRGSTGPPQWGPRPTPYDYQHRGSYPSHNSHYPPPAYGSYPQQIAPRSGYGAGWEQRPPSMHGPPQHTGGYDYYGGQGGHYSDNPVSAQLSTPVPSHAPGPSPAAAMGSVQSQVNYNYGQPQGSDYGHSTAFSQAAPQQSYGHGYDEPKYESHGPTQHPYGGHASSQPVYAQVGTQPGYAAQQQYGKPQSYGMPSQGPPQSYGHPRATQPGDMPYQGSTPAQSYGPNAPPQQPYQYPSGAQMQQTYAPYGSAPAADGYSQPPPASGPAYPQQGAQPGYNQPGAQQVPGYAQVGPAGGYGPYASQQGYAEQSAANNAAYYQGSQDPAYSGGPAAAYSAPPSGQPGYAQPAPTQPSYDQSIPQPGGYGGVPATAPAAYGKTLSPQPGYPQYDTTQMYGAPR from the exons ATGGCGGAGGAAGAGATTGTAGTGGCTGAGGTGATTCCCGCTGCGCCGTCGGATAACAAGCGCAAGCTTGAGGATTTGGAGCCCGAAGCCCCAGAGCCCGATAAGCCGAGCACGGACCAGCTAGCCGATCTAAATGCCGACCCCGATGACGATGCACCCGTCGAGGATGCTGACGAGGCAGTTCCTTCCGGTGGGCCCGAGGTGAAGCGGGCCCGCCTCGATGACAAGCCCGACGACTCAG CTAATGAGAATGGGTACCAAGAGAAGGAAGAGAATGAAGATGGACCTGTTGGGGAGAACAATGAGCAACCTACGGTGGAGAGTTTACAGTCAGAGGATGCTCAACCTTCAGCTGAGGAAGTTCCACCAACAGGGACAGATGGCGATGAAGGACCCTCTGTGGAAAATCCTGAGATAGGTGTCACTCAACAACCATCTGTTGAGGATTCTGTGCCTGAAAATGATCAGGAACCGCCAAAAGAGGAAAGTCAGCAACCCTCTATAGAGGTTTCTCAGCAAGAAAACGTTTCTCAGACTATGACACGCAAAATTGACGTGCCCAATAATAAG GTTGGAGTTCTTATTGGTAAGGCTGGGGATACTATTCGTTACTTGCAGTACAATTCAGGGGCGAAAATTCAAATCACAAGGGATGCTGATGCAGATCCATACTCTGCAACGAGGCTTGTGGAAATAATAGGAAACTTGGATAATATAACTCAGGCTGAGAAACTTATAAGCGCTGTCATTGCTGAG GCTGATGCAGGGGGTTCCCCTTCCCTTATAGCCAGGGGTCTCACTACTGCACAGGCTGCTGCAGCTTCTGAACAAATCCAGATACAAGTTCCAAATGAgaag GTTGGTTTAATAATAGGCAAAGGTGGGGAGACCATTAAAGGTCTGCAGACCAGAACAGGAGCACGCATACAG TTGATACCTCAACATCTTCCAGAAGGAGATGAATCTAAAGAAAGGACTGTACGAGTGACTGGTGACAAGAAACAAATTGAGATGGCTAAGGAATTGATCAAGGAAGTTATGAATCAG GCTTATCGGCCCCGTGGATCTACTGGTCCACCTCAGTGGGGTCCTCGTCCTACACCATATGATTATCAGCATCGGGGATCATATCCGTCTCATAATTCACATTATCCACCTCCAGCATATGGGAGTTATCCTCAACAAATTGCTCCAAGAAGCGGCTATGGTGCTGGTTGGGAGCAGAGGCCTCCTAGCATGCATGGTCCCCCCCAACATACTGGTGGGTATGATTACTATGGTGGCCAAGGAGGCCATTATTCTGATAATCCAGTGTCTGCCCAACTTTCTACTCCTGTTCCTTCACATGCTCCTGGCCCTTCCCCTGCCGCTGCTATGGGTTCAGTCCAATCACAGGTGAATTACAATTATGGACAGCCACAGGGTTCAGATTATGGACATTCGACTGCCTTTTCTCAGGCAGCACCTCAGCAGAGCTATGGGCATGGATATGATGAACCAAAATATGAAAGTCATGGTCCAACACAGCATCCCTATGGAGGACATGCAAGTTCTCAGCCGGTTTACGCACAAGTAGGCACTCAACCAGGCTATGCTGCACAACAGCAGTATGGCAAGCCACAATCATATGGCATGCCTTCACAGGGACCGCCTCAATCTTATGGCCATCCCAGGGCTACTCAACCAGGGGACATGCCTTATCAAGGTTCTACACCTGCCCAATCATACGGCCCGAATGCACCACCTCAACAGCCTTACCAGTACCCGTCTGGTGCTCAGATGCAGCAAACATATGCTCCATATGGTTCCGCCCCAGCTGCTGACGGGTATAGTCAGCCACCACCTGCATCTGGCCCCGCTTATCCACAGCAAGGAGCTCAGCCAGGTTACAATCAGCCCGGTGCACAGCAGGTACCAGGCTATGCACAAGTGGGTCCTGCTGGGGGTTACGGGCCTTATGCATCGCAGCAAGGTTACGCCGAGCAGTCAGCGGCTAACAATGCAGCTTATTACCAAGGGTCTCAAGATCCTGCTTACAGTGGTGGTCCTGCAGCAGCCTATAGTGCACCACCAAGTGGGCAGCCGGGGTATGCTCAACCAGCACCAACACAACCAAGTTATGATCAGTCTATCCCACAACCAGGTGGCTATGGAGGCGTGCCGGCAACTGCTCCGGCTGCGTATGGGAAAACTTTGTCGCCTCAGCCTGGTTATCCTCAGTATGACACAACCCAAATGTATGGAGCACCTCGTTGA
- the LOC133862022 gene encoding uncharacterized protein LOC133862022 isoform X3 gives MAEEEIVVAEVIPAAPSDNKRKLEDLEPEAPEPDKPSTDQLADLNADPDDDAPVEDADEAVPSGGPEVKRARLDDKPDDSANENGYQEKEENEDGPVGENNEQPTVESLQSEDAQPSAEEVPPTGTDGDEGPSVENPEIGVTQQPSVEDSVPENDQEPPKEESQQPSIEVSQQENVSQTMTRKIDVPNNKVGVLIGKAGDTIRYLQYNSGAKIQITRDADADPYSATRLVEIIGNLDNITQAEKLISAVIAEADAGGSPSLIARGLTTAQAAAASEQIQIQVPNEKVGLIIGKGGETIKGLQTRTGARIQVLIPQHLPEGDESKERTVRVTGDKKQIEMAKELIKEVMNQAYRPRGSTGPPQWGPRPTPYDYQHRGSYPSHNSHYPPPAYGSYPQQIAPRSGYGAGWEQRPPSMHGPPQHTGGYDYYGGQGGHYSDNPVSAQLSTPVPSHAPGPSPAAAMGSVQSQVNYNYGQPQGSDYGHSTAFSQAAPQQSYGHGYDEPKYESHGPTQHPYGGHASSQPVYAQVGTQPGYAAQQQYGKPQSYGMPSQGPPQSYGHPRATQPGDMPYQGSTPAQSYGPNAPPQQPYQYPSGAQMQQTYAPYGSAPAADGYSQPPPASGPAYPQQGAQPGYNQPGAQQVPGYAQVGPAGGYGPYASQQGYAEQSAANNAAYYQGSQDPAYSGGPAAAYSAPPSGQPGYAQPAPTQPSYDQSIPQPGGYGGVPATAPAAYGKTLSPQPGYPQYDTTQMYGAPR, from the exons ATGGCGGAGGAAGAGATTGTAGTGGCTGAGGTGATTCCCGCTGCGCCGTCGGATAACAAGCGCAAGCTTGAGGATTTGGAGCCCGAAGCCCCAGAGCCCGATAAGCCGAGCACGGACCAGCTAGCCGATCTAAATGCCGACCCCGATGACGATGCACCCGTCGAGGATGCTGACGAGGCAGTTCCTTCCGGTGGGCCCGAGGTGAAGCGGGCCCGCCTCGATGACAAGCCCGACGACTCAG CTAATGAGAATGGGTACCAAGAGAAGGAAGAGAATGAAGATGGACCTGTTGGGGAGAACAATGAGCAACCTACGGTGGAGAGTTTACAGTCAGAGGATGCTCAACCTTCAGCTGAGGAAGTTCCACCAACAGGGACAGATGGCGATGAAGGACCCTCTGTGGAAAATCCTGAGATAGGTGTCACTCAACAACCATCTGTTGAGGATTCTGTGCCTGAAAATGATCAGGAACCGCCAAAAGAGGAAAGTCAGCAACCCTCTATAGAGGTTTCTCAGCAAGAAAACGTTTCTCAGACTATGACACGCAAAATTGACGTGCCCAATAATAAG GTTGGAGTTCTTATTGGTAAGGCTGGGGATACTATTCGTTACTTGCAGTACAATTCAGGGGCGAAAATTCAAATCACAAGGGATGCTGATGCAGATCCATACTCTGCAACGAGGCTTGTGGAAATAATAGGAAACTTGGATAATATAACTCAGGCTGAGAAACTTATAAGCGCTGTCATTGCTGAG GCTGATGCAGGGGGTTCCCCTTCCCTTATAGCCAGGGGTCTCACTACTGCACAGGCTGCTGCAGCTTCTGAACAAATCCAGATACAAGTTCCAAATGAgaag GTTGGTTTAATAATAGGCAAAGGTGGGGAGACCATTAAAGGTCTGCAGACCAGAACAGGAGCACGCATACAGGTA TTGATACCTCAACATCTTCCAGAAGGAGATGAATCTAAAGAAAGGACTGTACGAGTGACTGGTGACAAGAAACAAATTGAGATGGCTAAGGAATTGATCAAGGAAGTTATGAATCAG GCTTATCGGCCCCGTGGATCTACTGGTCCACCTCAGTGGGGTCCTCGTCCTACACCATATGATTATCAGCATCGGGGATCATATCCGTCTCATAATTCACATTATCCACCTCCAGCATATGGGAGTTATCCTCAACAAATTGCTCCAAGAAGCGGCTATGGTGCTGGTTGGGAGCAGAGGCCTCCTAGCATGCATGGTCCCCCCCAACATACTGGTGGGTATGATTACTATGGTGGCCAAGGAGGCCATTATTCTGATAATCCAGTGTCTGCCCAACTTTCTACTCCTGTTCCTTCACATGCTCCTGGCCCTTCCCCTGCCGCTGCTATGGGTTCAGTCCAATCACAGGTGAATTACAATTATGGACAGCCACAGGGTTCAGATTATGGACATTCGACTGCCTTTTCTCAGGCAGCACCTCAGCAGAGCTATGGGCATGGATATGATGAACCAAAATATGAAAGTCATGGTCCAACACAGCATCCCTATGGAGGACATGCAAGTTCTCAGCCGGTTTACGCACAAGTAGGCACTCAACCAGGCTATGCTGCACAACAGCAGTATGGCAAGCCACAATCATATGGCATGCCTTCACAGGGACCGCCTCAATCTTATGGCCATCCCAGGGCTACTCAACCAGGGGACATGCCTTATCAAGGTTCTACACCTGCCCAATCATACGGCCCGAATGCACCACCTCAACAGCCTTACCAGTACCCGTCTGGTGCTCAGATGCAGCAAACATATGCTCCATATGGTTCCGCCCCAGCTGCTGACGGGTATAGTCAGCCACCACCTGCATCTGGCCCCGCTTATCCACAGCAAGGAGCTCAGCCAGGTTACAATCAGCCCGGTGCACAGCAGGTACCAGGCTATGCACAAGTGGGTCCTGCTGGGGGTTACGGGCCTTATGCATCGCAGCAAGGTTACGCCGAGCAGTCAGCGGCTAACAATGCAGCTTATTACCAAGGGTCTCAAGATCCTGCTTACAGTGGTGGTCCTGCAGCAGCCTATAGTGCACCACCAAGTGGGCAGCCGGGGTATGCTCAACCAGCACCAACACAACCAAGTTATGATCAGTCTATCCCACAACCAGGTGGCTATGGAGGCGTGCCGGCAACTGCTCCGGCTGCGTATGGGAAAACTTTGTCGCCTCAGCCTGGTTATCCTCAGTATGACACAACCCAAATGTATGGAGCACCTCGTTGA